A genomic region of Homalodisca vitripennis isolate AUS2020 chromosome 5, UT_GWSS_2.1, whole genome shotgun sequence contains the following coding sequences:
- the LOC124362598 gene encoding transmembrane protein 177-like: MSRPLLVKPTLISRGIFSATILSGSAVIGVSHFIKHTFLLNFLKNRIELQGEDGPIKPTEKLTSIFNDVSNDVKEFVSNHTFMVPFLVPGIRVIHGGTYGTIQGGIVGLPAFFDFNTKEDVEKNVVVNGPSHLSEEELSDMFLLSDEAKKYVIAREILLINSMHVYIKTCLPVLVAYSTEMLSKLIARHQKLTQFPVQVRAVYYLLVTVVGLMIWNVLSNNFKHYYEADVENKICKLDSNYMRGGIEYYSKECKRNQFQVNFKNQTSSLLKTVDDFIVSLLSFKEIPVVRKIAYLKAHLDLDSKKLAAE, encoded by the exons ATGTCAAGACCATTGCTTGTTAAACCAACCCTAATTAGTAGAGGTATATTTTCTGCAACTATCCTTAGTGGAAGTGCTGTGATTGGAGTATCCCATTTCAttaagcatacatttttattaaatttcttaaaaaacagAATTGAGTTACAAGG GGAGGATGGGCCCATTAAACCAACTGAAAAACTTACGTCAATTTTTAACGATGTTTCGAATGACGTAAAAGAGTTTGTCAGCAACCACACTTTTATGGTTCCATTTCTAGTTCCTGGCATACGCGTTATACACGGAGGAACATATGGTACTATCCAGGGTGGCATCGTTGGACTGCCTGCATTCTTCGACTTTAATACTAAAGAAGATGTGGAAAAAAATGTAGTG gtGAATGGACCATCACATTTAAGTGAAGAAGAATTAAGTGATATGTTTTTACTGAGTGATGAagctaaaaaatatgtaatagcaCGTGAAATCCTGCTTATAAACTCAATGCATGTGTACATTAAAACATGCTTACCCGTACTTGTAGCATACTCAACAGAGATGTTATCAAAACTGATCGCAAGACACCAGAAGTTAACACAATTTCCTGTGCAAGTAAGAGCCGTCTACTACCTTCTAGTGACGGTTGTCGGGCTGATGATCTGGAATgttttatccaataattttaaacactattatgaGGCAGATGTGGAGAATAAGATATGTAAACTTGACAGTAACTACATGAGAGGGGGCATTGAATATTACAGCAAAGAGTGTAAGCGTAACCAATTTCAAGTCAACTTTAAGAATCAGACTAGCTCTTTGCTAAAAACTGTTGATGATTTCATAGTGTCATTACTCTCTTTTAAAGAAATTCCTGTTGTTAGAAAAATAGCGTATTTAAAAGCTCATTTAGATCTAGATAGTAAAAAATTAGCTGCTGAGtga